The Streptomyces sp. NBC_01689 genome includes a window with the following:
- a CDS encoding peptidase dimerization domain-containing protein: MDELARQIVRLADLRDPAAGTTVNVGVVSGGTRPNVTAGRAVAELDVRVASRGEEERVSGALNALTPHDPRTTVTVTGGWNRPVFDRGPGVAALADLARGCASLLGEKLGEASVGGASDGNFAAAAGSPVLDGLGAVGDGAHAASEYALASGLVRRAGLAALVITSLA, encoded by the coding sequence GTGGACGAACTGGCCCGCCAGATCGTGCGCCTGGCCGACCTGCGGGATCCGGCCGCGGGCACCACCGTCAACGTCGGGGTCGTCAGCGGCGGGACACGGCCCAACGTGACCGCGGGCCGCGCGGTCGCCGAACTGGACGTCCGGGTCGCCTCGCGCGGCGAGGAAGAACGCGTCAGCGGTGCCCTGAACGCCTTGACGCCCCACGACCCCCGGACCACCGTCACCGTGACCGGTGGCTGGAACCGTCCCGTCTTCGACCGCGGCCCCGGTGTGGCAGCGCTCGCGGACCTCGCCCGGGGCTGCGCGAGCCTGCTCGGCGAGAAGCTAGGCGAAGCTAGCGTCGGCGGCGCCAGCGACGGAAACTTCGCGGCCGCCGCCGGCAGCCCGGTCCTCGACGGACTGGGTGCCGTCGGTGACGGAGCCCACGCGGCCTCCGAGTACGCCCTGGCCTCCGGACTCGTCCGACGCGCCGGACTCGCGGCGCTCGTCATCACCTCGCTCGCCTGA
- a CDS encoding ion transporter yields the protein MTDVTTGRQPARQTLARRCRAVTESRGFAVTVFALILTNAALLGVETYSGLASDWSRWLRLAEHACVAAFTVEIVLRLAAHADRPRDFFRDPWNLFDLAVVLSAFLPVVRENTTVLRLLRLARVLRTARFLPQLRVFLVAVARSLPGTLSFLVVGALLLYVYAMVGWVFFARHDPEHYGSIGRAVLTLFLLMTLDGIGDAVHAGLEISHWSIVYYASYVLLASFVLVNVLIGVVITSLDEARAMEDSEGPDRRPPTTPEDPHVLLERIATARRALDDLERGLTWTPPPRPRETEATTSTAGAGS from the coding sequence ATGACGGATGTGACCACCGGGAGGCAGCCGGCCCGGCAGACGTTGGCACGGCGTTGTCGCGCCGTCACGGAGTCCCGTGGGTTCGCCGTCACCGTGTTCGCCCTGATCCTCACCAACGCGGCACTGCTCGGCGTCGAGACCTACAGCGGACTGGCGAGCGACTGGAGCCGGTGGTTACGCCTCGCCGAGCACGCCTGCGTAGCCGCCTTCACCGTGGAGATCGTGCTCCGCCTGGCCGCCCACGCCGACCGCCCCCGGGACTTCTTCCGGGACCCGTGGAACCTCTTCGACCTCGCCGTCGTCCTCAGCGCCTTCCTTCCCGTCGTCCGCGAGAACACCACCGTGCTACGGCTGTTGCGCCTCGCCCGGGTCCTGCGCACCGCACGCTTCCTGCCGCAGTTGCGCGTCTTCCTCGTCGCGGTCGCCCGAAGCCTCCCGGGCACCCTCAGCTTCCTGGTGGTCGGTGCGCTGCTGCTGTACGTCTACGCCATGGTCGGCTGGGTCTTCTTCGCCCGCCACGACCCCGAGCACTACGGCTCCATCGGCCGCGCCGTCCTGACCCTCTTCCTGCTGATGACCCTCGACGGCATCGGCGACGCGGTCCACGCCGGTCTGGAGATCTCCCACTGGAGCATCGTCTACTACGCGTCCTACGTGCTGCTCGCCTCTTTCGTCCTGGTCAACGTGCTCATCGGAGTGGTCATCACCTCGCTCGACGAGGCACGCGCCATGGAGGACAGCGAGGGTCCGGACCGACGTCCTCCGACTACCCCGGAGGACCCCCATGTGCTGCTCGAACGCATCGCCACCGCGCGGCGCGCCCTCGACGATCTGGAGCGCGGCCTGACCTGGACACCACCGCCCCGGCCCCGAGAGACGGAGGCGACCACCTCCACCGCCGGAGCGGGTTCGTAG
- a CDS encoding STAS domain-containing protein: protein MQDTTEQPIPLSITQTAAGGIRVLVVSGEIDHDNVDQLRQALRVGVGGDPRAVLDLGGVTFMDSSAINVLVVAFNTAEAAGGWIRLAALTEPVQRVVEIVGLDTVLACYPTRDQALAD, encoded by the coding sequence ATGCAGGACACAACCGAGCAGCCCATCCCGCTGTCGATCACCCAGACCGCCGCCGGGGGCATCCGCGTCCTGGTCGTGAGCGGCGAGATCGACCACGACAACGTCGACCAGCTTCGCCAGGCCCTGCGCGTCGGCGTCGGCGGAGACCCGCGGGCAGTCCTCGACCTCGGCGGCGTCACCTTCATGGACTCCAGCGCCATCAACGTCCTGGTCGTCGCCTTCAACACCGCTGAGGCGGCAGGCGGCTGGATCCGGCTGGCAGCCCTGACCGAGCCGGTCCAGCGGGTCGTGGAGATCGTCGGCCTCGACACGGTCCTGGCCTGCTACCCCACACGCGACCAGGCCCTCGCGGACTGA
- a CDS encoding SpoIIE family protein phosphatase, producing the protein MTVVVTAASGSAQDWKEMGRHFHRLVTDADASSAMLFLLPLKEPVLQLSMLYGTSWSVLSSWARIHVQEALPAAEAAREKRTVWVGDPQELALHYPRLALMVPDHALAAAPVLADDVVRGVACLLWPSSHPRHLGRAEAAAIDTFCHRAGPLLARAARRGRPLLPGTRPMTLPAERSSPPDPAEALAAHDYVVRLPGAMSLDLEGRITFAGEAASDLLGVRVADLLGARPWELLPWLTGPDFEDRFRAAVIGHRPARFTVAHTADTCLSFELYPDASGISVHMAALPRASSTGRRQHAAPLVEPTEIKPFQQLMHLAAGLTETVRMSDVADAVAHQFLPSFGAAGLILMTASEGRLRVVGHRGYDTAFLSLFDGHPLDSDNPPAKALTARRPLFFTSFAEFRRMYPDAVQYGTRNAWAFLPLVIRGRAVGILVLSFDRTRQFPPTERNLLISVAGLVAQALDRACLHEARDDLARTLQTGLLPQQLPAVPGLRAAARYLPAAHGMDVGGDFYDLIRSGPASATAVIGDVQGHNVGAAALMGQLRTAVHTHAAVGMRPDVLLRRTNQVMFDLNAELFASCLCIRLDLVRRRALLATAGHPPPLLRHPDGRTEVLTLAPGPLLGVVADADYPAAEFPLSSGLTLALYTDGLVEAPGIDIDDAIATLAGRLARAPRDDVESLTETLLDHASLRPRTDDIAMLLVQVTR; encoded by the coding sequence GTGACGGTCGTGGTGACTGCCGCGTCGGGCTCCGCACAGGACTGGAAGGAGATGGGCCGCCACTTCCATCGTCTGGTCACGGACGCCGACGCATCGAGCGCCATGCTGTTCCTCCTGCCGCTCAAGGAGCCGGTCCTGCAGCTGTCGATGCTGTACGGCACGTCGTGGAGCGTCCTTTCCTCCTGGGCACGGATCCACGTGCAGGAGGCGCTTCCGGCCGCCGAGGCGGCGCGGGAGAAACGCACGGTCTGGGTCGGTGATCCCCAGGAGCTCGCACTCCACTATCCCCGGCTCGCCCTCATGGTTCCTGACCACGCCCTGGCCGCTGCCCCCGTCCTCGCCGATGACGTCGTGCGGGGTGTCGCCTGTCTCCTGTGGCCGTCGTCGCACCCGAGGCACCTGGGCCGGGCAGAAGCGGCGGCCATCGATACCTTCTGCCACCGGGCCGGCCCGTTGCTGGCGCGCGCGGCGCGGCGCGGGCGTCCGTTGCTGCCCGGCACGCGTCCGATGACCCTGCCGGCGGAACGCTCCAGCCCTCCCGACCCGGCCGAAGCGCTGGCGGCTCATGACTATGTCGTACGCCTGCCAGGGGCCATGTCCCTGGACCTGGAAGGCCGGATCACCTTTGCCGGCGAGGCCGCGAGCGACCTGCTCGGAGTGCGGGTGGCCGACCTGCTGGGCGCGCGCCCCTGGGAGCTTCTGCCGTGGCTCACCGGCCCCGACTTCGAGGACAGGTTCCGTGCGGCGGTCATCGGCCACCGCCCCGCTCGCTTCACGGTCGCACACACCGCCGATACATGTCTGTCCTTCGAGCTCTACCCGGATGCTTCCGGCATCAGCGTCCACATGGCGGCGCTCCCCCGAGCATCATCGACCGGCCGGCGTCAGCACGCCGCGCCCCTCGTGGAGCCGACCGAGATCAAGCCGTTCCAGCAGTTGATGCATCTGGCCGCAGGTCTCACGGAGACGGTGCGGATGAGTGATGTCGCCGATGCCGTCGCCCACCAGTTCCTCCCCTCCTTCGGCGCCGCGGGGCTGATCCTGATGACCGCGTCCGAGGGACGGCTGCGGGTGGTCGGTCACCGCGGCTACGACACCGCCTTCCTGTCTCTCTTCGACGGTCACCCGCTGGACTCCGACAATCCGCCCGCGAAGGCCCTGACCGCGCGCAGACCCCTGTTCTTCACCAGCTTCGCCGAGTTCCGGCGGATGTACCCGGACGCCGTGCAATACGGCACCAGGAACGCCTGGGCGTTCCTGCCGCTGGTCATCCGCGGGCGGGCGGTGGGCATTCTCGTCCTGTCCTTCGACCGGACCCGGCAGTTCCCGCCGACGGAGCGCAATCTCCTGATCTCGGTGGCCGGACTGGTCGCACAGGCCCTGGACAGGGCCTGTCTGCACGAAGCCAGGGACGATCTCGCCCGCACCCTGCAGACCGGTCTGCTGCCTCAGCAGCTCCCCGCCGTCCCCGGGTTGCGGGCAGCCGCCCGCTACCTGCCCGCGGCTCACGGCATGGACGTCGGAGGCGACTTCTACGACCTCATCCGTAGCGGCCCCGCGAGCGCCACGGCGGTCATCGGCGACGTCCAGGGGCACAACGTCGGCGCCGCGGCCCTGATGGGCCAGCTCCGTACCGCCGTTCACACCCACGCGGCCGTAGGCATGCGCCCGGACGTTCTCCTCCGCCGCACCAACCAGGTGATGTTCGACCTCAACGCCGAACTCTTCGCCAGCTGCCTCTGCATCCGGCTCGACCTGGTCCGGCGCCGAGCCCTCCTGGCCACGGCCGGACACCCGCCGCCGCTCCTCCGCCATCCCGACGGCCGGACGGAGGTCCTCACGCTGGCTCCGGGACCCCTGCTCGGCGTCGTCGCGGACGCCGACTACCCGGCGGCGGAGTTCCCCCTGTCCTCAGGCCTCACTCTGGCGCTCTACACCGACGGACTCGTCGAAGCACCGGGCATCGACATCGACGACGCCATCGCCACCCTCGCCGGCCGGCTCGCCCGGGCGCCGCGCGACGACGTCGAGAGCCTCACCGAGACCCTCCTCGACCACGCCTCGCTCAGGCCGCGTACCGACGACATCGCCATGCTGCTGGTCCAGGTCACGCGGTGA
- a CDS encoding serine/threonine-protein kinase: protein MHDDATATGRADGRLISGRYRLLSALGRGGMGTVWRAYDEVLQREVAVKEVRAPFDMTASQLERMNARLEREAWAAARVQHPNVVTVFDVVTQDDRPWIVMELIHGSSMADLLEAHGPFGLRRTAHLGAEVAAALGAAHRAGVLHRDVKPANVLVSQSGRVVLSDFGIAMVEGSSSLTLTGEMVGSPEFLSPERALGQESGPASDLWALGILLYRVVEGRSPFRQDTPLMTPRAIVDEVVPPAHAAGPLAPVIDGLLRKNPGERLTADEAERALRAIGNSEDTSVTGAHIVTRSSSAGSRAERTVREVGLASALTPARRHRRIVFLSVGAVVVLLAAGLTRSLWGADAEKDASPPGERKSVPAAVSVTVAGTHTAYSGDCPPDPKESPTLTATFTSTRTPMTVEYHWVAEGTPLVDSEWKTLSFKEGDHARRVTMDFTAYQRSLPIGAQISIEIRKPKAATSNLVPVALSCRIT from the coding sequence ATGCACGACGACGCCACGGCCACAGGACGAGCGGACGGCCGGCTCATTTCTGGGCGTTACCGCTTGTTGTCAGCCCTGGGCAGAGGCGGCATGGGGACCGTTTGGCGCGCCTACGACGAAGTGCTTCAGCGTGAGGTGGCCGTCAAGGAGGTTCGGGCTCCCTTCGACATGACGGCGTCGCAACTCGAGCGGATGAATGCCCGACTCGAGCGCGAGGCCTGGGCGGCCGCCAGGGTCCAGCACCCCAACGTGGTGACGGTCTTCGATGTCGTCACACAGGATGACCGCCCATGGATCGTCATGGAACTCATCCACGGTTCATCAATGGCGGACCTGCTGGAAGCGCATGGGCCTTTCGGGTTGCGACGCACCGCTCACCTCGGTGCCGAAGTGGCTGCCGCGCTCGGTGCCGCCCACCGGGCGGGAGTCCTGCACCGTGACGTGAAGCCGGCCAATGTGCTCGTGTCGCAGAGCGGCCGAGTGGTGCTCAGCGACTTCGGCATTGCCATGGTCGAAGGGAGTTCGTCCCTGACGCTGACCGGAGAGATGGTGGGCTCTCCGGAATTCCTCTCGCCGGAGAGGGCGTTGGGGCAGGAGTCGGGACCGGCCTCCGACCTGTGGGCACTTGGGATCCTGCTCTATCGTGTGGTTGAGGGGCGCTCTCCCTTCCGGCAGGACACGCCGCTGATGACACCTCGGGCGATCGTGGACGAGGTGGTGCCTCCGGCCCATGCGGCTGGGCCACTGGCGCCCGTGATCGACGGACTGCTGCGGAAGAATCCAGGCGAACGCCTGACGGCGGACGAGGCGGAACGGGCGCTGCGGGCCATCGGCAACTCCGAGGATACGAGTGTCACCGGGGCTCACATCGTCACGCGAAGCTCTTCCGCGGGATCGCGCGCCGAGCGGACGGTGAGGGAGGTCGGACTCGCGTCCGCCCTGACGCCCGCCCGCCGTCATCGGCGGATCGTCTTCCTGAGCGTGGGGGCGGTGGTCGTCCTGCTGGCCGCCGGGCTGACCCGTTCGCTGTGGGGTGCGGATGCCGAGAAGGATGCCAGCCCGCCGGGGGAGCGGAAGTCTGTGCCGGCCGCGGTGTCGGTCACCGTGGCCGGCACACACACCGCCTATTCAGGGGACTGCCCGCCGGATCCGAAGGAATCGCCCACGCTCACCGCGACGTTCACCAGTACGCGGACGCCGATGACGGTTGAGTACCACTGGGTGGCGGAGGGTACCCCCCTCGTGGACTCGGAGTGGAAGACCTTGTCATTCAAGGAGGGTGACCACGCTCGCCGAGTGACCATGGATTTCACCGCGTACCAGAGAAGCCTGCCGATCGGTGCTCAGATCAGTATAGAAATCCGCAAGCCGAAGGCAGCCACATCGAACCTCGTTCCGGTCGCCTTGTCCTGCCGGATCACCTAG
- a CDS encoding helix-turn-helix transcriptional regulator: METSRLPAEARARRTAEIREFLRSRRARVSPADAGVAVGDLRARRTPGLRREEVAVLAGVGVSWYTWLEQGREINVSADVLDAIARVLRLDAAEREHLYLLAGLNPPQADPATTRAVPDELRRLIDSWLPRPAYLIDRHWNLVAVNRAAAAVFGYREHDHNCLVTFFTGSRYRSSLCHWRDAAQAIVGQFRADAARYQDDVEFGRIAADMCAVSPEFAEIWAEHSVRDATNGTKVVDHPDLGELTFAYTTLTLPELPGHRLMLHHPVPGTETEERLGALPGNAVP; the protein is encoded by the coding sequence ATGGAGACGAGCCGCCTTCCCGCCGAGGCGCGGGCCCGACGCACCGCCGAGATACGGGAGTTCCTGCGCTCACGGCGGGCCCGGGTGTCACCGGCCGACGCCGGAGTGGCCGTCGGCGACCTCCGTGCCCGCCGCACCCCCGGGCTGCGCCGCGAGGAGGTCGCGGTGCTAGCCGGCGTCGGGGTGTCCTGGTACACGTGGCTTGAGCAGGGGCGCGAGATCAATGTGTCCGCGGACGTCCTCGACGCGATCGCGCGCGTGCTCCGCCTGGACGCCGCCGAGCGCGAGCACCTGTATCTGCTGGCCGGACTGAATCCGCCGCAGGCCGATCCCGCGACCACCCGCGCCGTCCCGGACGAGCTGCGCCGACTGATCGACTCCTGGCTGCCGCGTCCCGCCTACCTGATCGACCGGCACTGGAATCTGGTGGCCGTCAACCGCGCCGCCGCGGCGGTCTTCGGCTATCGCGAGCACGACCACAACTGCCTGGTCACCTTCTTCACCGGATCCCGCTACCGGTCGTCGCTCTGTCACTGGCGGGATGCCGCGCAGGCCATCGTCGGCCAGTTCCGCGCGGACGCCGCCCGCTACCAGGACGACGTGGAGTTCGGCCGGATCGCCGCCGACATGTGCGCCGTCAGCCCGGAGTTCGCGGAGATCTGGGCCGAGCACTCCGTACGTGACGCCACCAACGGAACCAAGGTGGTCGACCATCCGGACCTGGGCGAACTCACCTTCGCCTACACGACCTTGACGCTCCCCGAGCTGCCCGGGCACCGTCTGATGCTCCACCACCCGGTCCCCGGCACGGAGACCGAGGAACGGCTCGGCGCCCTGCCAGGCAACGCGGTCCCGTAG
- a CDS encoding NADH:flavin oxidoreductase/NADH oxidase, whose amino-acid sequence MTTLFTPYTARSLTIPNRVWMAAMCQYSAAPDGDLAGAPNDWHLTHLAARATGGTGLIITEATAVTPEGRISPYDLGIWNDTQVEAFRRITDFLVSQGTVPGIQLAHAGRKASTERTWVDRGAPIAPDQEHGWQPVAPSAIPFTEGSTTPTELTVEQIRELVEQFADAARRALRAGFQVVEIHGAHGYLIHQFLSPFSNHRTDAYGGSFEGRSRFALEVVEAVRAVWPEHLPVFFRVSATDWLAENGDPRDGWCADEAVRLAKELRALGVDLFDVSTGGNVPDAVIPVAPDYQLPFAERIREEADMPVATVGLITEPARAQAVVATGKADAVLLGRELLRNPYWARHAAKELGGEIATPEQYHRA is encoded by the coding sequence GTGACCACGCTCTTCACCCCCTACACCGCTCGCTCGCTGACCATTCCGAACCGTGTGTGGATGGCCGCGATGTGCCAGTACAGCGCCGCGCCCGACGGCGACCTCGCGGGAGCGCCGAACGACTGGCACCTGACCCACCTCGCGGCCCGGGCGACCGGGGGCACCGGCCTGATCATCACCGAGGCCACCGCCGTCACCCCGGAGGGACGGATCAGCCCCTACGACCTCGGCATCTGGAACGACACGCAGGTCGAGGCGTTCCGCCGGATCACCGACTTCCTCGTCTCACAGGGCACGGTGCCCGGCATCCAGCTCGCGCACGCCGGACGCAAGGCGTCGACCGAGCGCACCTGGGTCGACCGCGGCGCGCCCATCGCCCCGGACCAGGAGCATGGTTGGCAGCCTGTGGCACCCAGCGCCATCCCCTTCACGGAGGGTTCGACGACGCCGACGGAGCTGACGGTCGAGCAGATCCGGGAGCTGGTCGAGCAGTTCGCCGACGCAGCCCGCCGCGCCTTGCGGGCGGGGTTCCAGGTCGTCGAGATCCACGGTGCGCACGGCTATCTGATCCACCAGTTCCTCTCCCCGTTCAGCAACCACCGCACCGACGCGTACGGCGGGTCCTTCGAGGGCCGAAGCCGTTTCGCCCTCGAGGTCGTCGAGGCCGTGCGCGCGGTCTGGCCCGAGCATCTGCCCGTCTTCTTCCGGGTCTCGGCCACCGACTGGCTCGCCGAGAACGGCGACCCCCGGGACGGCTGGTGCGCCGACGAGGCCGTACGCCTGGCCAAGGAACTGCGCGCCCTCGGCGTCGACCTCTTCGACGTCTCGACCGGCGGCAATGTCCCCGACGCAGTGATCCCGGTCGCCCCGGACTACCAGCTGCCGTTCGCCGAGCGCATCCGTGAGGAGGCCGACATGCCGGTGGCGACCGTCGGCCTGATCACCGAACCCGCCCGCGCACAGGCCGTCGTAGCCACGGGCAAGGCCGATGCGGTGCTGCTCGGCCGCGAACTCCTGCGCAACCCGTACTGGGCCCGGCACGCGGCCAAGGAACTCGGCGGCGAGATCGCCACGCCCGAGCAGTACCACCGGGCCTGA
- a CDS encoding helix-turn-helix domain-containing protein, whose product MTASGNPSADRTSPPPVVERATDFANALHLTARQIERSIRPFEEWEDSPFAHLKSLAIPRPDAVRGFRFAAKGHLFKSLLSVKVYCDSLTGISGSGQEKDPIVADLVASGSLRFEGKHGENVVGPGQLCIRDTKASWQFACAPGTRIRVVTIPRQLVPFPHGSFKAFDRAFVADVASPHVRFLTHFLEAIEKSSGDLDQSPFTQDLALNTCATLLSGLLHEQGEKPFGEDPPATLEAARSAIEKHLDRRDLSPAVIAGLVGVSVRTLHRSFAAADDTVMAFTRRRRLERAHDELMTKGAAVNVSELATRWHFADASHFIKHFRSSYGASPTAYLRSRTTSTGDLDRP is encoded by the coding sequence ATGACAGCCAGTGGCAACCCCTCGGCCGATCGGACGTCCCCTCCGCCAGTCGTCGAGCGCGCGACGGATTTCGCCAACGCGCTGCATCTCACCGCCCGTCAGATCGAGCGTTCGATACGCCCCTTCGAAGAGTGGGAAGACAGTCCGTTCGCCCACCTGAAGAGCCTGGCCATCCCTCGACCCGATGCCGTGAGAGGATTCAGGTTCGCGGCCAAGGGACATCTTTTCAAGAGTCTCCTCTCGGTCAAAGTCTACTGCGACTCATTGACCGGCATCTCGGGCAGCGGCCAAGAGAAAGATCCCATCGTGGCCGACTTGGTCGCATCGGGCTCTTTGCGGTTCGAGGGCAAGCACGGTGAGAACGTGGTGGGGCCGGGCCAGCTGTGCATCAGAGACACCAAAGCGTCTTGGCAGTTCGCCTGCGCGCCAGGAACACGCATACGCGTGGTCACGATCCCCAGGCAGCTGGTCCCCTTTCCACACGGCTCCTTCAAGGCCTTTGACCGGGCATTCGTGGCAGACGTGGCATCGCCCCACGTCCGTTTCCTGACACATTTCCTCGAGGCCATCGAGAAGAGCAGCGGGGATCTGGATCAGTCACCGTTCACGCAGGACCTCGCGCTGAACACTTGCGCCACCCTGCTCTCGGGACTCCTCCACGAACAGGGCGAGAAGCCCTTCGGCGAAGATCCGCCGGCAACGCTGGAAGCGGCAAGAAGCGCGATCGAGAAGCACTTGGACCGGCGCGATCTGTCCCCTGCCGTGATTGCCGGTCTCGTGGGCGTGTCCGTTCGGACGTTGCACAGGTCCTTCGCTGCCGCCGATGACACTGTCATGGCTTTCACCCGCCGGAGACGTCTGGAAAGGGCTCATGATGAACTGATGACGAAGGGCGCGGCGGTCAACGTCTCGGAACTGGCGACGCGTTGGCACTTCGCGGACGCCAGCCACTTCATCAAACACTTCAGATCCTCTTACGGGGCGAGCCCGACCGCATACCTGAGGAGTCGCACAACCTCGACGGGAGATCTCGACCGCCCCTGA
- a CDS encoding SDR family oxidoreductase — protein sequence MERFTNHTVLITGGTSGMGLATARRLLDEGAYVVITGRDEARLAKAATELDAGTRLLTVRADAASLPDLDALMRRVETWRGSLDAVFANAGTGVFKRGTDLTEADFDHSTDVNFKGVFFTVQKALPLMRDGGAIVLNASWTLHRGMAVASVYSATKAAVHNLARTLGSDLAPRGIRVNSVSPGYIDTEMYRGANTTPEADERNAAQVPLGTIGHAADVAAAVAFLASADAAYITGQDLVIDGGLVGSLPNH from the coding sequence ATGGAGCGATTCACCAACCACACAGTCCTGATCACCGGCGGCACCTCGGGCATGGGCCTGGCGACCGCCCGCCGCCTTCTCGACGAGGGTGCCTACGTCGTCATCACCGGCCGCGACGAGGCTCGACTCGCCAAGGCGGCCACCGAACTCGACGCCGGTACACGTCTGTTGACCGTGCGCGCGGACGCGGCGAGCCTGCCCGACCTGGACGCCCTGATGCGCCGTGTCGAGACCTGGCGCGGCAGCCTGGACGCGGTCTTCGCCAACGCCGGCACCGGCGTCTTCAAGCGCGGCACCGATCTGACCGAGGCCGACTTCGACCACTCGACGGACGTCAATTTCAAGGGCGTCTTCTTCACGGTCCAGAAGGCGCTCCCGCTGATGAGGGACGGTGGCGCGATCGTCCTCAACGCCTCCTGGACCCTGCACCGCGGCATGGCGGTCGCCTCGGTCTACTCCGCGACCAAGGCCGCGGTGCACAACCTGGCCCGCACTCTCGGATCCGATCTGGCCCCGCGTGGCATCCGCGTCAACTCGGTCAGCCCCGGATACATCGACACCGAGATGTACCGCGGCGCCAACACCACGCCCGAGGCCGACGAGCGCAACGCCGCGCAGGTGCCGCTCGGCACCATCGGCCACGCCGCCGACGTCGCCGCAGCCGTCGCCTTCCTGGCCTCCGCCGACGCCGCCTACATCACCGGCCAGGACCTGGTGATCGACGGCGGCCTGGTCGGCTCCCTTCCCAACCACTGA
- a CDS encoding HEAT repeat domain-containing protein has translation MTDGTAATPAHPSRVALFKAIRTDRTGPVATRLLQLAHADSPFVRRGALNLLHDLAGERHWPEAVDAAVAGLSDPDEALRRQAAYFFGHHGEPAVVLAALGELTDPVVRTLLARALGPTVAQLTDDDLASVRFLAHLETLRAGPATRWHRLDTALLDDVREAAHHLDDLGRSWGQALYGLGREHETYTLVARLLADPATRDIGADLAREACHDWRAAPVRLLPLLVRHRGQRATPALDAALATASISRAASRRHGRLLAEVPFAPSRRASQTESASTAYDSTAAAALLATKPVGVVRLAHAREIFAAVLDAGPLTFRQAAQLYNLTFRRPGRSQAECVPLWLRHAGPSVLPRLLALMTSHLADYAIGEYYLAGLARMGGHARPALPAVTALIDRRTRIPVNDSTRDAEMRLDESLLAAALNTRHAILADEVPQPHAQPSPPAQPSPR, from the coding sequence GTGACCGACGGCACCGCCGCGACACCCGCCCACCCTTCCCGTGTCGCACTCTTCAAGGCGATACGCACGGACCGCACCGGCCCCGTCGCGACCCGGCTGCTCCAACTCGCCCACGCCGACTCCCCCTTCGTGCGTCGCGGAGCATTGAACCTCCTCCATGACCTCGCCGGCGAACGGCACTGGCCGGAGGCCGTCGACGCCGCGGTGGCGGGGCTCAGCGACCCCGACGAGGCGCTACGGCGTCAAGCCGCGTACTTCTTCGGCCACCATGGAGAGCCCGCCGTGGTTCTCGCCGCGCTCGGCGAACTCACCGACCCCGTCGTGCGCACCCTCCTGGCCAGGGCGCTCGGCCCGACCGTCGCCCAGCTGACGGACGATGACCTCGCGTCCGTCCGCTTCCTGGCCCACCTGGAGACGCTGCGGGCCGGGCCGGCCACGCGATGGCACCGCCTGGACACCGCGCTCCTCGACGACGTCCGGGAGGCCGCGCACCACCTGGACGACCTCGGGCGCAGCTGGGGCCAGGCCCTGTACGGACTGGGGCGTGAGCACGAGACGTACACCCTCGTGGCCCGCCTCCTCGCCGACCCCGCCACCCGCGACATCGGCGCCGACCTGGCCCGCGAGGCGTGCCACGACTGGCGGGCGGCCCCGGTCAGGCTGCTGCCCCTGCTCGTTCGGCACCGCGGCCAGAGGGCCACCCCGGCTCTCGACGCGGCCCTCGCGACAGCCTCGATCTCCCGGGCGGCGAGCCGGAGACATGGACGTCTCCTCGCCGAAGTCCCCTTCGCGCCGTCCCGGAGGGCCAGTCAGACCGAGTCTGCCTCGACGGCGTACGACAGCACAGCCGCCGCCGCGCTCCTTGCCACCAAGCCCGTGGGCGTCGTCCGGCTCGCTCACGCCCGCGAGATCTTCGCGGCCGTGCTGGATGCCGGCCCGTTGACCTTCCGACAGGCGGCCCAGTTGTACAACCTGACCTTCCGTCGTCCCGGTCGCTCGCAGGCGGAGTGCGTTCCGCTGTGGTTGCGGCACGCCGGTCCCTCCGTACTGCCCCGGCTGCTCGCCCTCATGACATCCCACCTGGCCGACTACGCGATCGGCGAGTACTACCTGGCGGGCCTCGCCCGGATGGGCGGCCACGCGCGCCCCGCCCTGCCGGCCGTGACAGCGTTGATCGACCGGCGCACCCGCATCCCGGTCAACGACTCCACTCGCGACGCCGAGATGAGGCTGGACGAGAGCCTTCTGGCCGCCGCGCTCAACACCCGCCATGCGATCCTCGCGGACGAGGTTCCGCAGCCTCACGCCCAGCCGTCTCCTCCCGCCCAGCCGTCTCCCCGATAG